From a region of the Janthinobacterium sp. 61 genome:
- a CDS encoding DUF4136 domain-containing protein, which yields MKRYLTIMMAALTVLLTGCATTIRSDVTVFHEWPAQLQDKSYAFEAPAAENDTLEYRSYQNLVRAELAKHGFGEASGPAAANLRVAMNFSTVDYPERVLQATDPFWYGPGYWPGRYGYRYGAWPGYGRFGYNPYWYGPMDVEESVRHKYERELRVTINDRSGKKLYDVTVQSTSNKRATSQVMPAMVASAFADFPGQSGVPRKVEVKVE from the coding sequence CGATATCTCACCATCATGATGGCCGCATTGACCGTGTTGCTGACCGGATGCGCCACCACCATACGCAGCGATGTGACCGTTTTCCATGAGTGGCCTGCGCAATTGCAGGACAAATCATATGCATTTGAAGCGCCAGCGGCGGAAAACGATACGCTGGAATACCGCAGCTATCAGAACCTGGTGCGCGCGGAACTGGCAAAACACGGCTTCGGCGAAGCTTCCGGCCCTGCGGCTGCCAATTTGCGCGTGGCGATGAATTTTTCCACCGTCGACTATCCTGAGCGCGTGCTGCAAGCCACCGATCCATTCTGGTATGGACCCGGCTACTGGCCTGGCCGCTACGGCTATCGCTACGGCGCATGGCCAGGCTATGGCCGCTTCGGTTACAACCCTTACTGGTATGGTCCAATGGACGTGGAAGAAAGCGTGCGCCATAAATACGAACGCGAATTGCGCGTGACGATCAATGACCGCAGCGGCAAGAAACTGTACGACGTGACCGTGCAATCGACCAGCAACAAGCGCGCCACCTCGCAAGTGATGCCGGCCATGGTGGCCAGCGCCTTTGCCGACTTCCCCGGCCAGAGCGGCGTGCCCCGTAAAGTCGAAGTCAAGGTGGAATAA
- a CDS encoding quinone oxidoreductase, which translates to MEYVDVELPPPGPGEARVKHEAIGLNFIDVYFRTGLYPQPLPNGLGVEGAGIVEAVGEGVTEVKVGDRVAYAARINGAYAQQRNLPAALLLVLPERIGFDTAAAMMLQGLTVQYLFHRTVALKAGDTILFHAAAGGVGLIACQWAKVLGVNLIGTAGSDEKAALAKAHGAAHVINYNRENFVERVREITGGKGVSVVYDSIGKDTFTGSLDCLAPLGMMVSFGNASGPVPAFTLSELASRGSLFITRPALFSYASNRANLEEMSASLFGVVSSGEVKIEINQRYGLAHVAQAHADLEGRKTTGSTIIVP; encoded by the coding sequence ATGGAATATGTGGATGTGGAACTGCCGCCTCCCGGCCCCGGCGAAGCGCGCGTGAAACACGAGGCGATCGGCCTCAATTTCATCGATGTGTATTTCCGCACGGGCCTGTATCCGCAGCCGCTGCCCAATGGCCTAGGTGTCGAGGGGGCTGGCATCGTCGAGGCGGTGGGCGAGGGCGTCACGGAAGTGAAAGTGGGCGACCGCGTGGCCTATGCGGCGCGCATCAATGGCGCGTATGCGCAGCAGCGTAACTTGCCGGCGGCCCTGTTGCTGGTGCTGCCCGAGCGCATCGGCTTCGATACGGCGGCCGCCATGATGCTGCAGGGCTTGACGGTGCAATACCTGTTTCACCGCACGGTGGCGCTGAAGGCGGGCGATACCATTCTGTTTCACGCGGCGGCGGGTGGCGTGGGCCTGATCGCCTGCCAGTGGGCGAAGGTGCTGGGCGTGAACCTGATCGGCACGGCCGGTTCCGATGAGAAGGCGGCGCTGGCCAAGGCGCATGGCGCGGCCCACGTCATTAACTACAACAGGGAAAACTTCGTCGAGCGCGTGCGCGAGATTACGGGTGGCAAGGGCGTCTCCGTGGTCTACGATTCCATCGGCAAGGATACGTTTACGGGCTCGCTCGACTGCCTGGCGCCGCTGGGCATGATGGTCAGCTTCGGCAATGCGTCCGGGCCCGTGCCCGCGTTCACCCTCAGCGAGCTGGCCTCGCGCGGTTCGCTCTTCATCACGCGCCCGGCCTTGTTCAGCTATGCGTCGAACCGCGCGAATCTGGAAGAGATGTCTGCCTCGCTGTTTGGTGTCGTCAGCAGCGGTGAAGTCAAAATCGAGATCAACCAGCGCTACGGCCTGGCCCATGTCGCCCAGGCGCACGCAGACCTGGAAGGGCGCAAGACCACCGGCTCGACCATCATCGTGCCATGA
- a CDS encoding methylglyoxal synthase encodes MKTRIALIAHDKKKDDMITLAGEYLDFLKGCELSATGTTGGRLIAELGLSVERKHSGPFGGDLQIGSLLVEGLIDCVIFLRDPMTPQPHEPDINALVRACDVHNVACATNLSSAHLVLSQLQAQAVAAA; translated from the coding sequence ATGAAAACACGCATCGCCCTGATTGCCCACGACAAGAAAAAAGATGACATGATTACCCTGGCGGGCGAATACCTGGACTTTCTCAAGGGCTGCGAATTGTCGGCCACGGGCACCACGGGCGGTCGCCTGATCGCAGAACTGGGCCTGAGCGTCGAGCGCAAGCATTCGGGCCCGTTCGGCGGCGACTTGCAGATCGGCTCGCTGCTGGTGGAAGGCTTGATCGATTGCGTGATCTTCCTGCGCGACCCGATGACGCCGCAGCCGCACGAGCCGGACATCAACGCCCTGGTGCGCGCCTGCGACGTGCACAACGTGGCGTGCGCGACGAATCTGTCCTCGGCGCACCTGGTGCTGTCGCAGCTGCAGGCGCAGGCCGTTGCTGCCGCCTGA